In the Nocardioides panaciterrulae genome, TTCCACAGGCCGGCGTCAGCCGGCGAGATCCGGCCCTCCGGGCTGACCGCGGTCGCCTCGGTGAACACCAGCCCGGCACCGCCACGCGCGAACGAGCCGAGGTGCACCAGGTGCCAGTCGTTCGGGACGCCGTCGACCGCGGAGTACTGGCACATCGGGGAGACCCAGACGCGGTTGCGGGCGGTGACCGAACGCAGGGTGATGGGGCTGAACAACTGGCTCACGGGTCGGGGCTCCTGACGATGAAGGATGTGCACGGACCCCGGGTCAACAACGGCGGGGCGCCGGGTGTTCCGCGGCCCCGCGCTCACCGGGAGCGGCGCGCCACGGCGTACGCCGGCACGCGCCGCCGCTCCCCCGGCCCGGGCGGCGCCGGCTCAGGCACACGAGATGCAGGTCCGCGCGGTCGGCCGGGCCTCGAGCCGCTCGGCGGCGATCGGCCGGCCGCACACCTCGCAGCGGCCGTAGCCGCCGTGGGCGAGCCGCTCGTAGGCCGCGTCCACCTCCGCCAGGTGCTCCTCGGCCTGCCGCAGCAGCGCGTCGACCTGCGAGCGCTCGAACGCGATCGTCGCGCCCTCGGGGTCGTGCTCGTCGTCGGCGTTGGAGTCGCGCGAGGCGTCGACCACGCCGAGGAAGTCGTGCCGCAGCCGGTCGAGGCGCTGGGTCGTGCGGGTCCGCTCCGCGGCCAGCCGGGCGGCGGCCCCCGGCGGCACGGCGCCGGGGTCGCTCATCGGTTGCGCCGCCAGATCGATGCGTTCAGCGCGGTCGCGAAGCCGGTCCAGGCGACGTACGGCACCAGCGCGGCCGCCCCGACCCGGTCGTGCCGGGCGGCCTCCCGCACCAGCGCGAG is a window encoding:
- a CDS encoding TraR/DksA family transcriptional regulator, whose protein sequence is MSDPGAVPPGAAARLAAERTRTTQRLDRLRHDFLGVVDASRDSNADDEHDPEGATIAFERSQVDALLRQAEEHLAEVDAAYERLAHGGYGRCEVCGRPIAAERLEARPTARTCISCA